The following coding sequences are from one Leptolyngbya sp. NIES-3755 window:
- a CDS encoding RHS Repeat family protein (similar to AA sequence:cyanobase_aa:LBDG_44050), with the protein MSDVFISYSRKDKAFVERLHQALKQQNRETWVDWEDIPLSADWWQEIERGIEGTNTFVFVISPDSVASEVCDREINHAVKHNKRLVPIVYREGFKQTHPALAKHNWIFLRETDEFDRGFANLPRQLATARLSMAR; encoded by the coding sequence ATGAGTGACGTTTTTATCTCCTACTCCCGCAAGGATAAAGCGTTCGTCGAACGGTTGCATCAGGCGTTGAAACAGCAGAATCGTGAGACTTGGGTGGACTGGGAAGATATTCCTCTGAGCGCGGATTGGTGGCAGGAAATTGAGCGCGGCATTGAGGGGACAAATACATTTGTCTTTGTGATTAGCCCGGATTCTGTTGCGTCTGAGGTGTGCGATCGCGAAATTAATCACGCGGTGAAACACAATAAGCGACTCGTGCCGATCGTGTATCGCGAAGGATTTAAACAGACGCATCCAGCACTCGCGAAACACAATTGGATCTTTTTGCGAGAGACGGATGAGTTCGATCGCGGATTTGCCAATTTGCCTAGACAACTTGCAACAGCGCGGTTGTCAATGGCTCGATGA
- a CDS encoding hypothetical protein (similar to AA sequence:cyanobase_aa:alr7074), with amino-acid sequence MAKITLEVPDELSEQLAAISDRLPELIALSLRQPAVPAHFYRYILDFISHNPTPEQIADFRPTTEMQERLQLLLSRSKAGTLTTIEQAELDEYEHIEHLIVLLKTNNLKNLLNAS; translated from the coding sequence ATGGCAAAGATTACCTTAGAAGTTCCAGACGAACTATCTGAACAACTTGCAGCAATTAGCGATCGTTTACCCGAACTCATCGCCTTGAGCTTGCGCCAACCCGCAGTCCCGGCTCATTTCTACCGATACATTCTCGATTTTATTAGCCATAATCCCACGCCAGAACAAATCGCTGATTTCAGACCGACTACTGAAATGCAGGAACGGCTTCAATTGCTTCTATCCCGAAGTAAGGCGGGAACTTTAACTACGATCGAGCAAGCTGAACTCGACGAATATGAACATATCGAGCATTTGATTGTTCTGCTCAAGACCAATAATTTGAAAAATTTGCTGAATGCCTCGTGA
- a CDS encoding Glycosyl transferase WecB (similar to AA sequence:cyanobase_aa:LBDG_46040) encodes MLKLPIPVCLIVGTRPEAIKMAPVIQAFQRSPIFDTQIVLTGQHREMVDQVMQLFDLSTQHDLAIMQPKQTLTDITCWALRGLEELFQQLQPRMVLVQGDTTTAFAAALAAFYQKIPVGHVEGGLRTENVFNPYPEEANRRLVSQITQLHFAPTALSVQNLERSGVLGEIHQTGNTVIDALLTVADRNPPCEIPGLDWSKYRTILATVHRRENWGQPLEDIAQGFLKVLTQFEDTALLLPLHRNPTVREPLTAILGDHPRVFLTEPLDYTDLVGAMKRCYLLLTDSGGIQEEAPSLGKPVLVLRETTERPEAVMAGTAKLIGTNSDNILKEAGELLSSPIAYQTMANAVSPFGDGLASERIVQIVEQYLSK; translated from the coding sequence ATGCTAAAGTTGCCGATTCCCGTTTGTCTGATTGTAGGAACCCGCCCCGAAGCGATTAAGATGGCTCCGGTGATTCAGGCGTTTCAGCGATCGCCGATTTTCGACACTCAAATTGTTCTAACCGGTCAACACCGCGAAATGGTGGATCAAGTGATGCAACTGTTTGATCTGTCAACGCAGCATGATTTGGCGATTATGCAACCGAAGCAAACGCTGACAGATATCACCTGCTGGGCACTGCGCGGATTAGAGGAACTCTTTCAACAACTCCAGCCGCGAATGGTTCTAGTTCAAGGAGACACGACGACGGCTTTTGCTGCGGCTCTGGCTGCGTTCTATCAAAAGATTCCAGTCGGTCACGTTGAAGGGGGATTGCGAACTGAGAATGTGTTCAATCCTTATCCTGAAGAGGCGAATCGGCGGTTAGTTTCGCAGATTACGCAGCTTCATTTTGCGCCCACTGCGTTATCCGTTCAAAATTTAGAGCGATCGGGCGTGTTAGGTGAGATTCATCAAACTGGAAATACCGTGATCGATGCGCTTTTGACCGTTGCCGATCGTAATCCACCCTGCGAAATTCCCGGTCTCGATTGGTCAAAGTACCGCACCATTTTGGCAACAGTTCATCGCCGCGAAAACTGGGGGCAACCGCTCGAAGATATTGCTCAAGGATTTCTCAAAGTTCTAACTCAGTTTGAAGATACAGCTTTACTACTTCCCCTGCATCGAAATCCAACTGTTCGAGAGCCATTAACTGCAATTCTTGGTGATCATCCAAGAGTGTTCTTAACGGAACCATTGGACTACACCGATTTAGTGGGAGCAATGAAGCGCTGCTATCTATTGTTAACCGATTCAGGTGGTATTCAAGAAGAAGCACCGAGCTTGGGTAAACCTGTATTGGTACTGCGAGAAACGACCGAGCGACCGGAAGCAGTGATGGCGGGAACTGCGAAATTGATTGGAACGAACTCGGACAATATCTTGAAAGAAGCGGGTGAATTGTTGAGTAGTCCGATCGCTTATCAAACAATGGCAAATGCTGTCAGTCCCTTCGGAGATGGCTTAGCTTCTGAGCGAATTGTTCAAATCGTCGAACAGTATCTATCCAAGTGA
- a CDS encoding serine/threonine protein kinase (similar to AA sequence:cyanobase_aa:Ava_1816) gives MIGQILGDRYELQTQLGKRAGRQTFLACDRDIQSLVVVKLVSFSSDFTWDDLKLFEREAETLKSLNHPAIPCYLDFFEVPEHQGFALIQSYVEGRSLQDHLQSGRSFSEDDHPAIPCYLDFFEVPEHQGFALIQSYVEGRSLQDHLQSGRSFSEDELRELAESLLEVLCYLHDRNPSVIHRDIKPSNILLADRSGHSVGQPYLVDFGSVQTLAAHDSGTITIVGTYGYMAPEQFGGRATPAADLYGLGATLIYLATGHHPADIPQIALRLQFQSLTTLSPEFSAWLARMVEPGLNERFPSAEVALRSLRCPEKILAPTPKPNETQIRLHVTPTRLKIELPRREKFPAFAMGLLLGIGAMFASTQPIITGVCFGLVSAIVALHLTSRKRLLLTREQISLQIPGFLSFPIQPIPSSPTHKITGLECYVNGSAGSLRIWAGTWGYELGKHEWLSIEEAKWLSDAVGQWLERPIRFLSPASEVDRSSIELPILKRQSTVPKPSETRIILMKRPNWLDVVIPNRLEDHTRLYIDHEQITFASASQQDPPPSMRQAITYLELVEEESYSLLKVWTDRRCYELGTEASLSLEEGRWLAAELSEWLKVPIRSTTEQ, from the coding sequence ATGATCGGACAGATTCTTGGCGATCGCTATGAGTTGCAGACACAATTGGGAAAAAGAGCAGGTCGCCAGACTTTTCTAGCCTGCGATCGCGACATTCAATCTCTTGTAGTCGTCAAACTTGTAAGCTTCAGTTCAGACTTTACTTGGGATGATCTGAAGTTGTTCGAGCGTGAGGCAGAAACACTAAAGTCGCTGAATCATCCTGCGATTCCTTGTTATCTCGACTTTTTTGAAGTTCCAGAACATCAAGGGTTTGCACTGATACAAAGTTATGTCGAGGGACGATCGCTGCAAGACCATCTGCAATCGGGTCGATCGTTTTCTGAAGACGATCATCCTGCGATTCCTTGTTATCTCGACTTTTTTGAAGTTCCAGAACATCAAGGGTTTGCACTGATACAAAGTTATGTCGAGGGACGATCGCTGCAAGACCATCTGCAATCGGGTCGATCGTTTTCTGAAGACGAGTTGCGAGAACTGGCGGAATCTCTTTTGGAAGTGCTGTGTTATTTGCACGATCGCAATCCCAGTGTCATTCATCGCGATATCAAACCGAGTAACATCCTTTTGGCAGATCGTTCTGGTCATTCAGTTGGACAGCCTTATCTCGTGGATTTTGGTTCTGTTCAGACTTTGGCAGCGCATGATAGTGGAACGATTACGATCGTTGGGACTTACGGCTACATGGCTCCCGAACAGTTTGGGGGACGGGCGACTCCAGCAGCAGATTTATATGGATTGGGAGCGACACTAATTTATCTCGCGACTGGGCATCATCCGGCTGACATTCCTCAAATCGCACTCCGACTACAGTTCCAATCGCTAACAACTTTAAGCCCAGAATTTAGCGCATGGCTGGCTCGAATGGTTGAACCAGGACTAAATGAGCGCTTCCCGTCCGCAGAAGTGGCATTACGATCGCTGCGTTGTCCCGAAAAAATTCTAGCTCCCACTCCCAAACCAAATGAAACTCAAATCAGATTGCATGTTACGCCAACCCGCTTAAAGATTGAGCTTCCAAGAAGAGAGAAGTTTCCCGCCTTTGCGATGGGACTGCTTTTGGGGATTGGAGCGATGTTTGCTTCGACTCAACCGATCATTACGGGAGTCTGTTTTGGGCTGGTTAGTGCGATCGTGGCATTGCACCTAACCTCAAGAAAGCGACTTCTCCTGACTAGAGAGCAAATCTCGCTTCAGATTCCCGGATTCCTGAGCTTTCCGATTCAGCCAATCCCGTCAAGTCCAACGCACAAAATTACCGGTCTTGAATGCTATGTCAACGGATCGGCGGGTTCGCTCAGAATTTGGGCAGGAACTTGGGGCTATGAACTGGGCAAACACGAATGGCTATCGATCGAGGAAGCAAAATGGCTCTCAGATGCGGTGGGACAATGGCTAGAGCGACCGATCCGATTTCTGTCACCTGCGTCTGAGGTTGATCGAAGCTCGATCGAGTTACCAATTCTGAAGCGACAGAGCACAGTCCCAAAGCCTTCCGAAACTCGAATTATTCTGATGAAGCGCCCAAATTGGCTAGATGTCGTGATTCCAAATCGCTTAGAAGATCATACGCGCCTTTACATTGATCACGAGCAGATCACGTTCGCTTCTGCATCACAGCAAGATCCACCGCCTAGTATGCGGCAAGCCATTACTTATCTAGAATTGGTCGAAGAGGAATCTTACTCGCTTCTGAAAGTGTGGACGGACAGAAGGTGTTATGAGTTGGGAACAGAGGCTTCACTTTCGTTAGAAGAAGGGCGATGGCTTGCAGCGGAACTGAGTGAATGGTTGAAAGTGCCGATTCGATCGACAACTGAACAGTAG
- a CDS encoding hypothetical protein (similar to AA sequence:cyanobase_aa:LBDG_46060) encodes MASRTHKIFSFTSQITLLCLTIAFSPIAVSAQTSPAEIRKLATGEESQSAIATLKKRGKPAIDALISLAKNPKEPQRSRLFAIVALGELNAKSATPVLTDAIRSNSKEIRLAALAALSKIEEPGKEAIPFLMIVLRDRDADIRIGAAQALGNYGSAAKEAVPELINRLSDQNRLVQVKAINAIGAIRSDAQLAIPPLTDALNAPEREIRLAAIVALSKLGADAKPAVPILAQLLSDADSEIRIKTASTLGTFEKDASEAVPQLRQALQHPDRMTRSFAARALGRIGAEAKLAVPELTNALKDLDKDVRLNAATALGWIGLEARSSLPELVNLLKDQNSGVRFSVATAVGRVAGTLQDKAATLGANDISTAYSTLETALPLLEDPKAEFNQEVTVTVRRSLNVLKNEKDSRLFERVLEWSQANPAIASIALYMLAMPSLWLTVLLIRPLWLLKLNNALQPYTDFEIPSPLGGSIKIPLRFVLFIGWLHYHPRVLDSWVKKQIEVAREAFAHKNTVSDRRVYIPIPVVMDGSAIAELCSEDLHTTFWDGRQCLLIWGEGGIGKTSLACQLAKWAMSDNKMERLSRHRMLPVLIEQELDFKLPEEKSPFREAIRGQLQALIDAAEPLSDEFLEKLLRQRRILVIVDRLSELSEETRQEIRPGHPDFPANALIVTSRVEEVLDEVPKTTVKPLRIEGNRLSSFLEAYLNQRNKRELFNDPEYFDACGQLSRMVGQRNITVLLAKLYAEQMIAKKEGSEGILPDNIPDLMLSYLNELNRDTAEDEPDNLAVHEDAKIIAWECLKHYYRPAPAKREAILDALQTQTEADEETVKIRLKHLEKRLRIVQAIGPAQDQICFALDPLAECLAALHLVEQYQNDRESWSRWLIEADTMPGAPDTIQGFLLAMRDCCLTRSAEIDVPDFVMEELGQRVGLSAEVLRKSQIDQRLRRLTPMLSNGDTIARLEAIRELGELGSASKDVLPALIREFQDRDWCIRREVAKAIGNIGPEARTAIPALMERLRDDDRRVTGEAIATLGKLGVSSIPALVSALEAKTPYVRSSAAWVLATFNAAAKPAIPALIEALKDDDWQVRWVAAYALGCIGPEAKAAIPALIEAFRGEYELVSKEASRTLWRISGEAETIVAALGELTHANSRN; translated from the coding sequence ATGGCATCGCGTACTCATAAGATTTTCTCCTTCACGAGCCAGATCACGTTGCTCTGTTTGACCATTGCGTTTAGCCCGATCGCGGTTTCCGCTCAGACCAGTCCCGCAGAAATCCGCAAGTTGGCAACCGGAGAAGAATCTCAATCCGCGATCGCGACTTTGAAAAAACGCGGCAAACCTGCGATCGATGCCCTGATTAGTCTTGCTAAGAATCCGAAAGAGCCACAGCGATCGAGACTTTTTGCGATCGTTGCTTTGGGTGAATTAAATGCGAAATCTGCAACTCCAGTACTAACAGATGCGATTCGTAGCAACTCGAAGGAGATTCGCCTTGCCGCATTAGCAGCATTATCGAAGATTGAAGAGCCTGGGAAAGAAGCCATTCCGTTCTTGATGATTGTGTTGCGCGATCGAGATGCTGATATCCGAATCGGAGCGGCTCAGGCATTAGGAAACTATGGGAGTGCAGCAAAAGAAGCAGTACCGGAACTGATCAATCGGCTCAGTGATCAAAATCGACTGGTGCAAGTTAAAGCAATTAATGCGATCGGGGCAATTCGATCGGATGCTCAATTGGCGATCCCACCTTTGACTGATGCGTTGAATGCACCAGAGCGAGAGATTCGATTAGCTGCGATCGTGGCATTGAGTAAGTTAGGTGCAGACGCGAAACCCGCAGTACCAATCTTGGCGCAATTGTTAAGTGATGCTGATTCTGAGATTCGGATCAAGACAGCATCAACACTAGGAACCTTTGAGAAAGATGCAAGTGAAGCAGTTCCACAACTGAGACAAGCTTTGCAACATCCCGATCGTATGACTCGATCATTTGCAGCGCGGGCACTGGGGCGAATCGGAGCAGAAGCAAAATTAGCAGTTCCAGAACTAACAAATGCACTCAAAGATCTGGATAAAGATGTGCGGCTGAATGCTGCTACTGCATTGGGGTGGATTGGATTAGAAGCACGATCGTCGTTACCAGAATTAGTCAATCTATTGAAAGATCAAAACTCTGGAGTGCGATTTAGTGTTGCAACAGCAGTAGGAAGAGTTGCAGGCACATTACAAGATAAAGCTGCAACATTGGGAGCAAATGATATCTCCACGGCGTACAGCACCCTAGAGACTGCATTACCACTTTTAGAAGATCCGAAAGCAGAATTTAATCAGGAAGTCACAGTAACAGTTCGTCGATCGCTGAATGTGCTCAAGAACGAAAAGGATTCTCGGCTATTTGAGCGAGTTTTGGAATGGTCACAGGCAAATCCAGCGATTGCATCGATCGCACTCTACATGTTAGCGATGCCATCATTGTGGTTAACGGTATTACTCATTCGTCCGCTTTGGTTGCTCAAACTCAATAACGCATTACAACCTTACACAGACTTTGAGATTCCTAGTCCTTTAGGTGGAAGTATCAAAATCCCGTTGCGGTTTGTATTGTTTATTGGTTGGCTGCACTATCATCCGAGAGTGTTAGATTCTTGGGTGAAAAAGCAGATTGAAGTCGCACGAGAAGCTTTTGCACATAAGAATACGGTCAGCGATCGACGAGTTTATATTCCAATTCCGGTCGTAATGGATGGAAGTGCGATCGCGGAACTATGCAGCGAAGATTTGCATACGACTTTTTGGGATGGGCGGCAGTGTTTACTAATTTGGGGCGAAGGTGGAATCGGAAAAACCAGTCTTGCCTGTCAGTTAGCAAAGTGGGCAATGTCCGATAACAAAATGGAGCGCTTAAGCCGTCATCGAATGCTGCCTGTGTTGATCGAGCAGGAACTAGACTTCAAATTGCCAGAAGAGAAGAGTCCGTTCCGTGAAGCGATTCGAGGACAGTTGCAAGCTTTGATTGATGCCGCAGAACCTCTTAGCGATGAATTTTTAGAGAAACTGCTGAGACAAAGACGGATTTTAGTGATTGTCGATCGCTTATCCGAACTGAGCGAAGAAACTCGCCAAGAAATTCGCCCTGGACATCCTGATTTTCCTGCTAATGCGCTGATTGTGACTTCGCGGGTAGAAGAAGTTTTAGACGAAGTTCCGAAAACAACCGTGAAGCCGCTCCGAATCGAAGGAAATCGCTTATCTTCGTTCCTGGAAGCTTATCTGAATCAACGCAACAAGCGCGAACTATTCAACGATCCAGAATACTTCGATGCTTGCGGACAGTTATCAAGAATGGTCGGACAGCGGAACATTACCGTTCTGTTAGCAAAGCTTTACGCGGAACAAATGATCGCGAAAAAAGAAGGCAGTGAAGGAATCTTGCCCGACAACATTCCCGATCTAATGTTGAGCTATCTGAATGAATTAAATCGCGACACCGCAGAAGATGAACCGGATAACTTAGCAGTGCATGAAGATGCCAAAATCATTGCTTGGGAATGTCTGAAACACTATTACCGTCCGGCTCCTGCAAAACGAGAAGCAATTCTAGATGCACTGCAAACTCAGACCGAAGCAGACGAAGAAACCGTAAAAATCCGACTAAAGCACTTAGAAAAACGACTGCGGATTGTTCAAGCGATCGGTCCTGCACAAGATCAAATCTGTTTCGCACTTGATCCGTTAGCTGAATGTTTAGCCGCACTGCACTTAGTTGAACAATATCAAAACGATCGAGAATCTTGGAGTCGCTGGCTGATAGAAGCCGACACGATGCCTGGAGCACCCGATACCATCCAAGGATTTCTCCTAGCGATGCGGGATTGTTGCTTGACTCGCAGTGCTGAGATTGATGTCCCTGACTTCGTAATGGAAGAATTGGGGCAGCGAGTGGGGCTGAGTGCAGAAGTCTTACGCAAATCGCAGATTGATCAACGGTTAAGACGATTAACTCCGATGCTCTCGAATGGAGATACGATCGCTCGTTTAGAAGCCATTCGAGAACTGGGTGAATTGGGTTCGGCTTCCAAAGATGTCTTACCTGCCTTGATTCGAGAATTTCAGGATCGGGACTGGTGCATTCGTCGGGAAGTGGCAAAAGCGATCGGGAATATTGGTCCTGAAGCTCGAACTGCGATTCCTGCTTTGATGGAACGGCTGCGCGATGACGATCGACGAGTGACGGGAGAAGCGATCGCAACGCTCGGTAAATTAGGGGTGAGTTCGATTCCTGCTTTGGTGAGTGCATTAGAAGCAAAAACACCTTATGTTCGGAGTAGTGCGGCTTGGGTGTTGGCGACCTTTAATGCGGCGGCGAAACCTGCGATTCCTGCTTTGATTGAGGCGCTCAAAGATGATGATTGGCAGGTTCGTTGGGTGGCGGCTTATGCGCTGGGTTGTATTGGTCCTGAAGCGAAAGCGGCGATTCCTGCTTTGATTGAGGCGTTTCGGGGCGAGTATGAACTGGTGAGCAAGGAAGCAAGTCGGACGTTGTGGCGGATTAGCGGAGAAGCAGAAACGATCGTGGCGGCGTTGGGTGAGTTGACTCACGCGAACAGTCGAAATTAA
- a CDS encoding photosystem II 11 kD protein (similar to AA sequence:cyanobase_aa:LBDG_41440) produces MKRLLSRLLALVVVVAIGLVGCTNAPGGLTGNYRDDTLTVINTLKTAMTLPADTPDKAAIQGEARKLINDFAARYRRDTSLAKLSSFTTMRTALNSLAGHYSSYPNRPVPQKMVDRLNIEFNQVEASLKRGN; encoded by the coding sequence ATGAAGCGCTTATTGTCTCGCCTGCTGGCTTTGGTGGTCGTTGTCGCGATCGGGCTTGTCGGGTGTACGAATGCACCGGGTGGTCTGACAGGCAACTACCGTGATGACACGCTCACGGTGATCAACACCCTCAAAACTGCGATGACGCTCCCCGCTGATACACCAGACAAGGCGGCGATTCAAGGCGAAGCTCGCAAACTAATTAATGATTTTGCTGCCCGCTATCGTCGCGATACGTCCCTGGCAAAGCTGAGTTCTTTCACGACGATGCGAACGGCTCTCAATTCGCTTGCTGGACACTATAGCTCGTATCCAAATCGTCCGGTTCCTCAGAAAATGGTCGATCGATTAAATATCGAGTTCAACCAAGTCGAAGCCTCGCTCAAACGCGGCAACTAA
- a CDS encoding hypothetical protein (similar to AA sequence:cyanobase_aa:NIES39_A04620;~virulence-associated protein VapC homolog), producing the protein MKYLLDTDHFSIFQRQSGEAFLNLKARMETHSIADFAISVITLQEQILGSYAYIRQAKRAEGVVKGYGMMSQAFRDLMIFEMLDFDDNAAQAFVEINPGQLRLGVMDARIAAIAISRNLVLLTRNQRDFDKVPNLITQDWTTAIV; encoded by the coding sequence GTGAAATATCTCCTAGATACAGATCACTTCAGCATCTTTCAACGACAGAGCGGAGAAGCATTTCTGAATCTTAAGGCTCGAATGGAAACACACTCGATCGCTGATTTTGCGATTTCAGTGATTACGCTGCAAGAACAAATACTCGGTTCCTATGCCTACATTCGACAGGCGAAACGGGCTGAAGGCGTAGTCAAGGGTTACGGTATGATGTCGCAAGCGTTCAGAGATTTAATGATTTTTGAAATGCTTGATTTTGATGACAATGCCGCTCAAGCTTTTGTAGAGATCAATCCAGGTCAGTTGCGACTAGGTGTGATGGATGCCAGAATCGCTGCAATTGCAATTTCTCGCAATCTCGTTCTACTGACCCGTAATCAGCGAGATTTTGATAAAGTGCCAAATCTAATTACGCAAGATTGGACAACAGCGATCGTTTGA
- a CDS encoding hypothetical protein (similar to AA sequence:cyanobase_aa:LBDG_26230), which yields MSKLASFIKSLRLKQIAIAFFAGVMLLLNTACSNAAQAKMPPQADDGGPHPVGQTQPYEGGMNNFSDTPPGQIPSNKAKALVDNAERNITSDDPTKAEPRNAKLYKNPGYAAERTKDTIGNAVTSRANNVKEEAQKVGDRLSNTGDRAAEKTKELGQRLGKGAEDVADSVGNSVVGAGTETRNQTKKAVKDAID from the coding sequence ATGAGCAAACTTGCATCTTTTATCAAATCCTTGCGCTTAAAGCAGATTGCGATCGCCTTTTTCGCAGGTGTAATGCTGTTATTGAATACCGCTTGCAGCAATGCCGCTCAAGCTAAAATGCCTCCTCAAGCCGATGATGGCGGTCCGCATCCGGTAGGACAGACCCAACCTTACGAAGGTGGCATGAATAATTTTAGCGATACGCCCCCTGGACAAATTCCTTCTAACAAGGCGAAAGCACTTGTAGATAACGCTGAGCGCAACATCACGAGCGATGATCCGACCAAAGCGGAGCCTCGTAACGCCAAACTTTACAAAAATCCAGGTTACGCGGCTGAGCGCACTAAAGATACGATCGGGAACGCTGTGACTTCTCGTGCCAACAACGTCAAAGAAGAAGCTCAGAAAGTTGGAGATCGTCTGAGCAATACTGGTGATCGTGCGGCTGAGAAAACGAAAGAACTCGGTCAGCGACTCGGTAAAGGGGCTGAAGATGTGGCAGATAGCGTCGGCAACAGTGTAGTAGGTGCAGGCACAGAAACCCGCAACCAAACCAAAAAAGCCGTGAAAGACGCGATCGACTAA
- a CDS encoding ribonuclease H like protein (similar to AA sequence:cyanobase_aa:MAE52980) has translation MSGETDLTTLLQSMNPVLQQGEFVFCSVSSEDWFRLNPIGMFREEEGLTLILDREIADRENIPYASVFRMITLSVHSSLDAVGFLAAISQKLAEHGMSVNAISAYYHDHLFVPTAQADRAIELLEEFGSND, from the coding sequence GTGAGTGGAGAAACCGATTTAACAACGCTGCTGCAATCGATGAATCCTGTGTTGCAACAGGGTGAGTTTGTTTTTTGCAGCGTTAGTTCTGAGGATTGGTTCAGACTCAATCCGATCGGGATGTTTCGAGAAGAGGAAGGGCTGACCTTGATCCTCGATCGAGAAATTGCCGATCGAGAAAACATTCCTTATGCTTCTGTGTTTCGCATGATCACACTATCTGTTCATTCCAGCCTAGATGCCGTTGGATTTCTAGCAGCAATCTCTCAAAAACTGGCTGAACATGGAATGAGTGTGAATGCGATTTCAGCTTACTACCATGATCATCTTTTTGTTCCGACTGCACAGGCAGATCGAGCAATTGAATTGTTAGAGGAATTCGGATCTAATGACTGA
- a CDS encoding hypothetical protein (hypothetical protein PCC7424_5030;~similar to AA sequence:cyanobase_aa:LBDG_46050), whose amino-acid sequence MTLANSQSLESSAILFNFKSFSVWVFTLTVCMIVVGFPMFILVVSLSAFAAFVLNAILPFSSILFVSAFVIGVHAFGIMFASAWLTSKGIHPQEVEFLRWLGGKENPLHTSVYASCPLTCELSE is encoded by the coding sequence ATGACCTTGGCAAACAGTCAAAGCCTGGAAAGTTCCGCTATCTTATTTAACTTTAAAAGCTTCTCGGTCTGGGTATTTACGTTGACTGTCTGCATGATTGTGGTCGGATTTCCAATGTTTATTTTGGTTGTCTCGCTGAGTGCTTTCGCGGCATTTGTTCTAAACGCAATCTTGCCCTTTAGCTCGATTTTATTCGTTTCTGCTTTTGTGATTGGTGTCCATGCGTTCGGCATTATGTTTGCCTCGGCTTGGTTAACTTCCAAAGGTATCCATCCTCAAGAAGTTGAGTTCCTGCGCTGGTTAGGTGGCAAAGAAAATCCGCTGCACACCTCGGTGTATGCGTCCTGCCCGCTGACCTGCGAACTTAGCGAATAA
- a CDS encoding hypothetical protein (similar to AA sequence:cyanobase_aa:alr7075) yields the protein MSTTYIPVALRRQVEERANFKCEYCRLPAGVAFYSHEIDHVIAEKHKGETIAENLALTCWRCNRRKGSDLGSFDPQTGEFSFLFNPRTQTWTDHFSFNLVQLLGLTPEGRTTIELLQLNHEERIVERERIFAITPELLM from the coding sequence GTGAGTACAACGTATATTCCGGTTGCGCTCCGTCGCCAAGTTGAAGAGAGAGCTAATTTTAAGTGCGAATATTGTCGTTTGCCTGCGGGAGTTGCCTTCTATTCGCATGAAATTGATCATGTCATTGCTGAGAAGCACAAGGGTGAAACGATCGCAGAAAATTTGGCGTTAACCTGTTGGCGTTGCAACCGTCGCAAAGGATCAGATTTAGGCTCATTCGATCCGCAAACAGGCGAGTTTTCTTTTTTGTTCAATCCCCGTACTCAGACATGGACGGATCACTTCAGCTTCAATCTGGTGCAATTGCTCGGACTCACTCCAGAAGGTAGAACGACGATCGAACTTCTTCAATTGAATCACGAGGAACGAATTGTAGAGCGAGAAAGGATATTCGCGATCACACCAGAATTACTTATGTGA
- a CDS encoding hypothetical protein (similar to AA sequence:cyanobase_aa:Cyan7425_3724), whose translation MNHPANLSIEERVAALEAAVAQLQQPSSTPNFNWVEQFSGSFKDEPEFEAVLAYGRAIRQGDDSLLGLVDES comes from the coding sequence ATGAATCATCCTGCAAACTTATCGATCGAAGAAAGAGTCGCAGCGTTAGAAGCAGCAGTCGCACAACTTCAACAACCCTCCTCAACTCCGAATTTCAATTGGGTTGAGCAGTTTTCAGGGTCTTTCAAAGATGAACCTGAATTTGAAGCGGTTCTGGCTTATGGTCGTGCCATTCGTCAGGGCGATGATTCGCTGCTTGGCTTGGTTGATGAATCGTGA